The genomic interval ATATCCccaaatatgaaaaggaatctatctatctatctatctatctatctatctatctatctatctgaatcagtgcgctgtacaccagaaattaacacaacattgtaaatcgactatacttcaaaaaaaatatatCCCCAAAAGGCTtggtatctaaaatatataaatatctctTACAACTCGATAATAAATAATAACTTAATCTTTTAAAGGGAGTGAAAGAGTTGAGTGGACACTCTAcatgaaaatctgaacaaaatggaTAGATTGTGTCAATATCCTGATTTTCATATTGTATAGTACTGCAGTTTTGAAAGATGCTACCACTGTGGAAAATTGGGTAAAATGTACATGGGATCACTCTGTATTTTGTCTTGCAACTGtatgtaaatctacaattatctcaaaataaaagtttaattaaaactcAATTGCAGTTCTATATACTAATAAGGAACATCTGGAAACCAAAATTAAACACACAGTACCACTTACAGCCactccaaaggaaatgaaatagatGTAACTCTAGCAAAATATGTACAAGGTTGCTGAGTAAGTACAAGGAGGTAGCCCAAAGGAGTTCTTTTGTGGTGATGAAATATGTTGTATCTTGATTTTAGTGGTGGTTACATGAATCCTGACATGAGATAACATTGCTAGAGCTGTACATGTGCACGTACAGAAATTAATGCAGGTTAGAAAAATGGTGACAGCTGAATTGCGCCTATAGTCTAGTTAAGAGTAATataccaatgtcaatttcctggttttgatatacTGCATCTATAGAAATTGTCTCCATTGCAGAGGCTGGGTGAAAGGCTTAAGGTATTTTTTgtgctatttttgcaacttcccgtgagtctataattatttcaaaatggtaaaaataaatgagatgaagccAAGGAGAGGTTTCAGAAATGATTGGAGGGAACAGTAAATGAATGAGGCTGGATCCAGTCTGGAACAAAGGGTTTATATGTAGCTTAAGTCTATATTTCTGTGGcctcttctttttcaaataattttttcattgtgTTGAACAAATACTACTAAAGATATACATatggatatacatacatatacacagagaATAAAAAGTATATCTACCTTCCTACTGCCTTAACCAGAGGTAAATAATGTTCAGTAGTTAGAGATATATGTGCCATGGAGTTTTTTATGCATTCATATCCATGTGTAGTTATATTGTTGATAAAATCATGATGAACACAATCATCTAGTGTATCCGAAACTCACTTTTCTTCTGAACCCACTTGTTTTCTGAACTCACTTCCTGTAGACAGCTTTTAAACAGTCAtgatgaggtgggaagccccataaaacagaccggcaggacccccagacAGGGCCACTACTATCCTGCCAGCACCATtaggttccctggcccagcggctATATCTCACTCTTTGCCTTTAAAACGGCTTACTTCTAGGCTTACTGCTAAAATCCTATTGGTTCCCTGatctaactcctgattggtccatttgtagtacttcatttgcatgaagctcactcctgattggttatttctctcactcctaattggtccatttccctcactcctgattggttacttctctcacttctgattggtccatttctacaaagcttgttcttaATCAGTCAGCCTTTgctataccttatttgcatatgatgttgcaaagtgtaaactggcagcctataaaagcctgtgtaaacctacagatggggtccagagcttggagtgttaacttctATGGGCCCggtggcgtaataaacctgagttctccaactctcggAGTGCTGCTCGGTCTCTCGCCGGGATcaaggttgctgtcacaactgagctgtaacacatttttctgcaacaatgACCATAATGAAGCATGTGCGTTTCAATAGTCTTGAAAACATGATTTGGGTTGGGTTGGGTTTAGAAAAAGATTAGATGAAACCACGAAAGGGCTTTTAAGCCCCAAAGCAAGAAAAAGACCATCAATGAGGGCAAATGAATACCTGAGAAGAACTTGCAGTATCTACGGCAAAGATAGACTAAGAGGAGTGCTTAGAAATCACTATGGGGTGAAAAGTAAACACAGTGGTGCAACAGAGGAATTCACGAATAAAGAAATACACATGGCCAGCAaaaatatcagaaaggaaaaaaatgagcttGTGGGTTTCATCAGACTCCATAGTGCAgagttatcagagaaattcaaattacAGGTACAATTGTTGACTCTCCCGGTTTTCTGTGGAGacggtgggggaaggggcagagcaTGCTGAGTGGGCCTTCGGTACAGAGGCCAAATAGCGGTCCAGAGCCTCCGGGCCTCCACGCCCCTGCTCTAGGGCATTCTGCAAGAGGATCCCGCACCTCCTTCCAGTGCGCTGTGGCCCTCTTGCTCTCTTCTAGGGAGTGCGGGAGAAGGTGGGTCCTGCGGGCGGGTTGTGTCCAATGCATGGAGCTGGCCCAGTGGCAGCAGCTCTGAGGCACTCGGAAAGGGGGCGTGGCCAGGCTAGGGGCGGGGTTACGCTGGTGGCTGTCGCTCTGGGAGCGGGAGAGGGGGCGGAGCTTTCAGCCAAGGAGGAGAGACCGAGGGCGGGGTGGGCGGCTCGAGGCCTCGCATCCACCTAACCGGCCCCTTGCGGTGCGGTCGGTCGGCGGGGCTTGCGCGGGCCCGGGCCCATGGCGGCGTCGGCGGCCCTgtctgcggcggcggcggcggcggccctgTCCGGGCTGGCGGTGCGGCTGTCGCGCTCAGCTGCAGCCCGCGGCTCGTACAGCGCCTTCTGCAAGGGGCTCACGCGCACGCTGCTCACCTTCTTCGACCTGGCCTGGCGGCTGCGCATGAACTTCCCCTACTTCTACGTCGTGGCCTCCGTGATGCTCAACGTCCGCCTGCAGGTGCGGATCGAGTGAGCACCCGCGGCCACCTCCAGGCCGCGACGACAGGGCTGCAGGCATGAAGAACGGCGGGGTCCGGGGCCGGCGGGACGCGGCCGGGAAGGAGGAGGGGCGGCCCGGGCCCCAGAGCCCGAGACCTCCGCGGAGGACAGGGCCACTGAGCCCCCGAGCCCCCGAGCGCCAGCTCCGGTCACCCACATCACGACCGGGGACAGACTGCACAGAAACTGGCAAGAACGGGACCGTTCCGTCGAGCTCCAGAAAATTATTTGAGTGCAGCCGACCTGTTGCCTCACCTTGGCCGAAGGcggggagcaggaggaagaaatTCTGCAGCAGGAACGTGAATGACTGGCCCTGACGGAAAAGGTAGGAGGCCAAAGGTTGGACTTGCAGGCTGGAGGGAGGCGGTTGCCATGACATCTAGACGTCCAGGCCCCTTGGTGGTTTGGGGGAGATGTGGAAGGGGCCCGAGGAAGCCAGCCCAGGAAGCTTCCAAGCCGAGAGCTGGAGAGGCAGGGCAGCTGCAGGTCTCTGGACTCACTTGTCCTGTTTCCAAGATGGGGTGAGGGGCGGCGGCCTCCGCATCTCGGAGGGTCAGCAGTTCACCTGCGGAGGCCCTGGCGTCCCCACCTGCCCATGGCCCCAGTGGTGTCACTTGAGCACTAGGTCCGGGGAAGGCCCTAGAGTAGAAAAGATGCTGCCACCCCTCCCCTCTACCCCCTGGGAGGCAGCCTGGAAGGATGGTTGTGTTCCGGGCCAAACCCCAGGTCTGTCTCCTCAGCCCTTCTCAGAACCGCCTCCTGCTGGGCCTCTGCTTCTGCTGTTCCTGGTGCTCCCCTCCCCGCTCTCCGAGGGCTTCCTCCAAAGCTCCGCATCTagggacaaggaagagtgggaaGGACACGCTCCTCCCTGTTCCTCCCACGGTCTTGCTCTTCTGCCACCTCAGCCACgctccctccagctcctgccGGGGCCCTCCAGGTGCCACAGAAGCGGTCCTCCAGCCCTGACAGCCTCCAGCAGCTCCCTTGTCCCAAGGATTTGGGAAAATGGGAATCTCCCTGAGTGGAGGGCAGCTCTCAGTCTGCGGAGGGAGAGCAGGTGGAGAAGGGGCTTGCAGAGGAGGTGACGCTTGGAGAGACAGGCACCTCTCTGGGTGAGGAGGCAACTCTGAACTCCCCATCTCTTTCTTTCAGGAACTGGTGTTTATAGGAGGTGACCCACCCCTTCTCTGGTCTTGTCAGGAGAGTCAGATCCCTGCCCCGGGCACCCCTGGTCCTAGAGCTGCCTGGGTAGCAGCCTAGAGAAGGGACTGACCCAGGAGAAGAGGCAAGGCCTTCCAGGCAGAGACCCCGAGTGGGGTGGCCCAGTGGTCCAGTCCTGGcatggggaaggaaggagggacttAGTGACACACACTCTGGGGAGCTCTGTTCTCCCCGCGTACTGACTGGGGAAACGGCTCTGGAGGGAAGAGCTCTGCCCTTGTGACACACGTAAGAAGTGGGGGAGCTGCATCTGCCTCTAGGCCTGCACCCCCCACACACCAGTCTTCTGGAatggggggggaggggagcaaggATCCCGGGGACCCAGAGAGAGCGGGGCCCACAGAAGAGAATGTGGCGAACTAGCTTTCATTAGGGTGTATGGGAGGCCACCGGGAAGGCCAGGGGACAGTCTGAGCTGAGGTGGGCACGGGAGAGATGAGTCCCAGGACCCCTTCGGGTGCTGGGGTCCTCGCCCACAGAGCCTGGCCTCCCCATCACACCCCACCCCAAGCTTGACCAAGGGCTCCTCAGCgaggaggggcacaggcctctcagtttgggtggtggggtggggagggaggggctgttgGGTGGCTCCTGGGATCATGGtgtcaccaggagaggaagggtaaCCTGTGTGGGATGGGCTGAGACCCAAGCGTGACCCCATCTTTCTATCCCCAGGGCGGCCCCCATGCCGAGGATCACACAGGAGAGTCTCCTCTGGATGGGCTTGGATTGGTCCTGGCTGCGCGGCTGACTGCGGACTAGCAGCAGGGCAGAGGGGAGCCAGGAGAGACCCTCACTCATGCCTACCCAGTCCCACAACTGCTCTGGCAACTGCTTGCTCCTGGTCCACGTACCTAGTGTTCCTGGGACTGAGAATCACGGCAGCCTGGTGGGCCCTGGGGACAGAGTGGCCGAGCCTCCCACCATCTGCCCTCCTTAGCTGCCCAGCTGGAGCACAGGTCCTGGGTGAAGatctctgcctgcccctccctggggccTGAGGCTGGTTGGAGACCACCACGTGCCCCCTGCGGATTCCACAGATGGGGCCTGATGGCTTCCTTCCTTGTGCCAAGTTGCCTGGGAGCCCCTGATCCTGgtgtcccctcctccaccccaacccTGTCCCCCCAGGACCACTTCTGGGAGCTCACTAGCCAGCTGACTCCATCCATGGATCTCCAGGGACAGCCTCTGAGAGACTGACATGGGGCTACGTGGGAGGAGAGTGGCAGGGGATGAGAAACCTTGGGAATGATACACAGATGTGCCCCTTTCAAGCCCAGGTCTCACCCTCTGGGAGACTTGATCCCCAGCTCCAGCCTCTTCCTGGGCCAgccaggcagggaggaggaggctgagaatGGCATGAGAGAGGCTCTTCACTGACCGTGTGTGGGAGAGTgggtgtgagtgtgagtgtgccCACGCACACACTAGTGGCTGGGCATTGCCGCGGGAGTGGAGCCATTGAGCAGGGTGAGCTGCGCTGGGTGCCCTGTCCTCCCTGCGGAGCTGCCTGGGGCCCAGGAGGCCACTTCTCAACAGAGAGAAAGCATGCTGGAGCCTCAGGGGCCCCTGGCCTCGGAGCCCCCGCCCCTGCAGAGCGGCCGCACCCcgtgggagggcaggggaggtctGCGGGGGCCCTGGCTGGGGCTGGCTGGGCTCCAAGGGACTGTCCCAGGAAGGTGAGAGTCCCTGCCCCTGCTTTGCTTACCGTTTGGCCTTGAGTCGGTAGCTGCTTCTGCTTTCCCGCCTCTTCCTTGTGCCCCCACTGGGCCCTTGCTGCTTGACGGGCCCTCCATGCACTTTATTTATTTGCAGTCTGTTTTTCAGGCAGTGAAGCTTCAACAAAATCAGAGACACCGACTTGAATAAGATGACTTTCACTTTTCTGTGATTAACTGTGCACCGGTCAGCACAGTCAGATCAGAGAAAAGTTCTTGTTTCAGGTGTTGTCAAATCTTATTGTCTGTCTAAGTTAAGAAGAGTCCTCTgagttc from Vicugna pacos chromosome X, VicPac4, whole genome shotgun sequence carries:
- the LOC140691920 gene encoding small integral membrane protein 10-like protein 2A, which codes for MAASAALSAAAAAAALSGLAVRLSRSAAARGSYSAFCKGLTRTLLTFFDLAWRLRMNFPYFYVVASVMLNVRLQVRIE